A genomic segment from Flavobacterium litorale encodes:
- a CDS encoding HEAT repeat domain-containing protein, with amino-acid sequence MNDFLDYIEHFWISLSSFPFVIQIAIFFIFFSCTATFTFMVVVFAVRREKARREKIVRELRPRIFSFLRNILISKDAYSEDEVLDMFVENFGNLTKKTYISLIPTLEDVVKQEKHQLESHNYDSIIRGLNIDEYLEKRLDFSNTRIRLRAFQSLSRLDLTISDSKILPHTYSKNASLRKESRSSYVGVSNNEPFKFFDQDNDLNQWDQISLLQQFVLHHKDNLPNFSKWIKYSDDEEQIKFFIKLVAYFGQDTSVDSLSEYLEHPSHSVRREAILAIGKMQVKSKENKLIKMYFTQPLICQNAIIEAISYIDSGKSIGFLKTAYEMASSHDTKKLIAEVIYLYGKSGRAYFEELSRTETGFNLLILEHVKNPLIQSSLRNHHESKQKKEGYSMVDVDIKTKINQENIPPINP; translated from the coding sequence ATGAACGATTTTCTCGATTATATCGAGCATTTTTGGATATCTTTAAGTTCTTTCCCGTTTGTAATCCAAATTGCAATATTTTTTATATTTTTTAGCTGTACTGCAACATTTACCTTTATGGTTGTTGTATTTGCTGTAAGACGTGAAAAAGCAAGACGTGAAAAAATTGTTCGAGAACTACGTCCCCGTATTTTCTCTTTCCTAAGAAACATATTAATATCTAAAGATGCTTATAGTGAAGATGAAGTGTTGGATATGTTTGTAGAAAATTTTGGTAACCTTACCAAAAAAACCTACATATCATTAATCCCAACCTTAGAAGATGTTGTAAAGCAAGAGAAACACCAATTAGAATCTCATAATTACGATAGTATTATACGAGGGCTCAATATTGATGAGTACTTGGAGAAAAGATTAGATTTCTCTAATACCCGAATCCGTTTAAGAGCTTTCCAATCACTTTCTCGATTGGATCTTACTATTTCCGATTCTAAAATACTCCCTCATACCTACTCTAAAAATGCATCACTCCGTAAAGAGTCTAGGTCATCATACGTAGGGGTAAGTAACAACGAACCCTTTAAGTTTTTTGATCAGGATAACGACCTTAACCAGTGGGACCAGATTAGTTTACTCCAACAATTTGTGCTACACCACAAGGATAACCTACCTAATTTTAGTAAATGGATAAAATATTCTGATGACGAAGAACAAATTAAGTTTTTTATAAAACTTGTTGCTTATTTTGGACAAGATACCTCTGTAGATTCGCTTTCGGAATATTTAGAGCATCCTAGCCACAGCGTGAGGAGAGAGGCAATACTTGCTATTGGTAAAATGCAAGTAAAATCCAAAGAGAATAAACTAATTAAAATGTACTTTACCCAGCCTTTAATTTGCCAAAATGCTATTATAGAAGCTATTTCGTATATCGATTCAGGTAAATCAATAGGTTTCCTTAAAACAGCATACGAAATGGCAAGTAGCCACGATACCAAAAAGCTAATAGCTGAGGTAATTTATCTTTATGGTAAATCGGGTAGGGCTTATTTTGAAGAGCTTTCCAGAACAGAAACAGGTTTTAACCTTTTAATATTAGAGCACGTAAAAAATCCCCTAATACAATCGTCCTTACGTAACCACCACGAATCCAAACAAAAAAAAGAAGGCTACAGTATGGTTGATGTTGATATAAAGACTAAAATCAATCAGGAAAATATACCCCCTATAAACCCCTGA
- a CDS encoding alpha/beta hydrolase — MKFTIKVLLILLLKAIFCLGQETESNCIQNNVISLQSDILGQARNVKILLPEGYTQNQKYPVLYITDANYNFEVASFYLSQLAKSNVVPKSILVGVTQQNRYEELDPFWSEKGKQFKDFLFKELVPHISATYSTSGFNAIIGHSDGAEYNHLLMIQKDNPFRGFINMSENLNTDVTQEIANYFKTYNGKKVFCFVASATYDSPDRIAAGKAIQQVYSSNPNNKIAFQNKLYNADHQTIVAKSLLDGITYIFKDYRELTQYNGFKDYAANYKTNINNCYGFMPDANEDDIDYFFGKILDDKDVTMYEYIVAYATENNIFQISSYNRSWHYFYMGEHEKSVAQWNKTIDDMEDTSPKVFYYNFEKAIISYQKLNNPKGAITFLEASKKILPQYTLEFNYFIAKVALEHNIQKTKAKRNIKYCEQNYYDNKYFNKEDLIKLKSEL, encoded by the coding sequence ATGAAGTTTACCATTAAAGTACTTCTTATACTACTCTTAAAAGCAATATTTTGCTTGGGGCAAGAAACAGAAAGCAATTGTATACAGAACAACGTTATTAGTTTACAGTCGGATATTTTGGGGCAAGCCCGAAATGTAAAAATTCTACTACCAGAAGGTTATACCCAAAACCAAAAATACCCTGTTTTATACATAACAGATGCTAATTATAATTTTGAGGTAGCCTCATTTTATTTAAGCCAGCTTGCCAAGAGTAATGTTGTACCTAAAAGTATATTGGTTGGAGTAACGCAACAAAATAGGTATGAGGAGTTAGACCCTTTTTGGTCGGAAAAAGGAAAACAGTTTAAAGATTTTCTTTTTAAAGAGTTAGTACCACACATTAGTGCTACTTATAGTACATCGGGATTTAATGCAATAATAGGGCACTCTGATGGGGCAGAGTACAACCATTTGCTCATGATACAAAAAGATAACCCTTTTAGAGGCTTTATAAACATGAGCGAAAATTTGAATACAGACGTTACCCAAGAAATAGCAAACTATTTTAAAACATACAACGGTAAAAAAGTGTTTTGTTTTGTAGCAAGTGCTACCTATGATTCGCCTGACAGAATTGCTGCTGGTAAAGCCATACAACAAGTTTATAGTAGTAACCCAAATAATAAAATAGCTTTCCAAAATAAATTGTACAATGCCGACCACCAAACGATAGTAGCAAAGTCGTTATTGGATGGTATTACTTATATTTTTAAGGATTACAGAGAACTAACACAATATAACGGATTTAAAGATTACGCAGCCAATTATAAAACCAATATTAATAACTGTTATGGTTTTATGCCTGATGCTAACGAGGATGACATAGATTACTTTTTTGGCAAAATATTAGATGATAAAGATGTAACTATGTACGAGTACATTGTAGCCTATGCTACCGAAAATAATATTTTCCAGATTTCATCATACAATAGGTCTTGGCACTATTTTTATATGGGGGAGCACGAGAAATCTGTAGCGCAATGGAATAAAACTATTGATGATATGGAAGATACCTCACCTAAAGTATTTTACTACAATTTTGAGAAGGCTATAATTTCCTATCAAAAACTAAATAACCCTAAAGGAGCCATTACATTTTTGGAGGCATCTAAAAAAATATTACCTCAATATACATTAGAGTTTAATTATTTTATAGCCAAGGTGGCGTTGGAGCATAATATTCAAAAAACCAAAGCAAAAAGAAACATAAAGTATTGCGAGCAAAACTATTATGACAACAAATATTTTAATAAAGAAGATTTAATAAAATTGAAATCTGAACTGTAA
- the mnmE gene encoding tRNA uridine-5-carboxymethylaminomethyl(34) synthesis GTPase MnmE has translation MILQDTIVALATPSGAGAIAILRLSGPDAITIAAEVFRSFKDKDITLVKSHTIHLGNIVENNKIFDEVLLSVFKAPNSYTGENIVEISCHGSVYIQQQIIQLLLRRGCRMANAGEFTMRAFLNGKLDLSQAEAVADLIASDNEASHQVAMQQMRGGFSNEIAKLREELLNFASLIELELDFAEEDVEFADRTQFKELLNRIVFVLKRLIDSFAVGNVIKNGIPVAIVGEPNVGKSTLLNALLNEERAIVSDIAGTTRDTIEDEIVIEGIGFRFIDTAGIRETEDVVERIGIKKTFEKITQAQVAMYLIDSYQLVNDAEQVSRLKIEIAKIKERFPLKPLIVLANKADKLSEAQKEVILEQINDIHLLSAKQNSGVAELKAQLLSFVNTGALRNNETIVTNTRHYDSLQKALEEVQKVQFGLQSDISADLMAIDIRQALYYFGEITGQVTNDELLGNIFANFCIGK, from the coding sequence ATGATTTTACAGGATACTATAGTGGCACTTGCTACTCCCTCTGGTGCTGGAGCAATTGCTATATTGCGCCTTTCTGGACCTGATGCTATAACTATCGCAGCAGAGGTATTCCGTTCATTCAAGGACAAAGATATTACGTTAGTTAAATCTCACACAATACATTTAGGAAATATCGTTGAAAACAATAAAATATTCGATGAGGTACTATTATCTGTGTTTAAGGCACCTAACTCCTATACAGGTGAGAATATTGTAGAAATTTCCTGCCACGGTTCTGTGTACATACAGCAACAGATTATTCAGCTACTATTACGAAGAGGTTGCCGAATGGCAAATGCCGGTGAGTTTACCATGCGTGCATTTTTAAACGGAAAACTCGATTTATCGCAGGCTGAAGCGGTAGCAGACTTGATTGCTAGCGATAATGAAGCGTCGCACCAAGTAGCCATGCAACAGATGCGTGGAGGCTTCTCCAACGAAATTGCAAAGCTCCGCGAAGAGTTGCTTAATTTTGCATCGCTTATAGAGCTTGAGCTTGATTTTGCGGAAGAGGATGTTGAGTTTGCCGACCGTACGCAGTTTAAAGAGTTATTGAACAGAATTGTATTTGTTTTAAAACGATTAATAGATTCTTTTGCTGTAGGTAACGTTATTAAAAACGGTATTCCTGTTGCTATAGTGGGCGAGCCCAATGTGGGTAAATCTACACTGTTAAATGCTTTATTGAATGAGGAACGTGCTATAGTATCGGACATTGCGGGTACTACCCGCGATACAATTGAAGATGAAATTGTAATAGAAGGAATTGGCTTTAGGTTTATAGATACTGCAGGTATCCGCGAAACGGAAGATGTTGTAGAGCGGATAGGTATTAAAAAAACATTTGAAAAAATAACACAAGCACAAGTAGCTATGTATTTAATAGATAGTTACCAATTGGTTAATGATGCCGAACAAGTATCGAGATTAAAAATTGAGATTGCAAAAATTAAAGAGCGTTTTCCGCTAAAACCACTTATTGTTTTAGCCAATAAGGCAGATAAACTTAGTGAGGCGCAAAAGGAGGTAATACTAGAACAAATTAATGATATCCACCTACTATCCGCTAAGCAGAATAGCGGTGTAGCTGAGTTAAAAGCGCAATTGTTATCGTTTGTAAATACGGGTGCCTTGCGCAATAACGAAACTATTGTTACCAATACCCGCCATTACGACTCGTTACAAAAAGCACTGGAGGAAGTACAAAAAGTACAATTTGGGTTACAATCCGATATTTCTGCCGATTTAATGGCTATAGATATTAGGCAAGCACTCTATTACTTTGGCGAAATAACAGGGCAAGTTACTAACGATGAGTTGCTGGGTAATATTTTTGCAAACTTTTGTATCGGCAAGTAA
- a CDS encoding universal stress protein, producing the protein MKKILFPTDFSNTANAAFLYALKFAAIFEAEIIVLHVYDFPTIDAPVMPEATKDIFDGVTENQRKNFDAELKKLGHTAEKRNMSGIKLHNMLEHGDLTYNIKKICADEEVDLIVMGTTGASGVAEIFLGSNAATIIENTQIPVLGIPTAAANHHQIKNIVFTTQYKEEDVATFENLLKIAEKINAKIYCLHVHNDDDPEDVGIKATEWKMKYKNNDVSFFTISGSHVEQTILDFIENQQVDMVVMLKQKRNFFERLFHSSLTKKMAYHTKIPILIFKS; encoded by the coding sequence ATGAAAAAGATACTATTTCCTACCGATTTTTCAAATACAGCAAATGCAGCGTTTTTATATGCATTAAAGTTTGCAGCTATTTTTGAAGCGGAGATAATTGTGTTGCACGTTTATGATTTTCCTACAATAGATGCGCCTGTAATGCCAGAGGCAACTAAAGATATATTTGATGGTGTAACCGAAAATCAGCGTAAGAATTTTGATGCCGAATTGAAGAAATTAGGGCACACTGCTGAAAAAAGAAACATGAGTGGTATAAAGCTGCACAATATGTTGGAACATGGCGACCTTACTTACAATATTAAGAAGATATGTGCTGATGAAGAGGTAGATTTAATTGTTATGGGAACTACTGGTGCTAGTGGTGTAGCCGAAATATTTTTAGGCTCGAATGCTGCAACGATTATAGAAAACACCCAAATTCCTGTTTTAGGCATCCCGACAGCAGCAGCAAACCATCATCAGATAAAAAATATTGTGTTTACAACACAGTATAAGGAAGAAGATGTAGCAACGTTTGAAAATTTGTTAAAAATAGCAGAGAAAATAAATGCAAAAATATATTGCCTGCATGTACATAACGATGACGACCCTGAAGATGTGGGTATAAAAGCTACTGAATGGAAAATGAAGTACAAAAACAACGATGTGAGTTTCTTTACTATATCTGGGTCGCACGTAGAACAGACAATTTTGGATTTTATTGAAAACCAACAGGTGGATATGGTAGTAATGCTAAAACAAAAGAGAAACTTTTTTGAACGATTGTTTCATAGTAGCCTTACCAAAAAAATGGCATACCATACCAAAATACCAATATTGATTTTTAAAAGTTAA
- a CDS encoding sensor histidine kinase: MESNVLPESNEAGIIIIYVIFLMLFMGIVLLLFFYFSKKKIVQKELEKKDLELDYQKELLQTTLLVQEEERQRIARDLHDDISSKLNIVSLNSHLLTTPDLNEKEVTEITDNIINLVGKALENSRKIAHDLLPPVLEKFGLNAGLEELCYEYNSNKITTVDYENRASFEGIEPNKQLHIFRIVQELINNSVRHGKASKISVLFKETNNGIRCDYIDNGKGFDTEDIKNKKGLGMKNIESRVFFLNGSLTIDSVINKGTHISFNFSNL; this comes from the coding sequence ATGGAAAGTAACGTTTTACCCGAAAGTAACGAAGCAGGGATAATAATTATTTATGTTATTTTCCTAATGCTCTTTATGGGTATTGTGCTCCTCCTATTCTTTTATTTCTCGAAAAAGAAAATTGTACAAAAAGAACTTGAAAAAAAAGACTTAGAACTCGACTACCAAAAAGAGTTATTACAAACAACATTATTAGTACAAGAAGAAGAAAGGCAACGTATTGCCCGTGATTTGCATGATGATATTAGCTCAAAACTAAATATTGTCTCATTAAACAGTCATTTACTTACTACGCCAGACTTGAATGAGAAGGAAGTTACAGAAATAACTGATAATATTATTAATTTAGTGGGTAAAGCACTAGAAAATTCCCGTAAAATTGCCCACGATTTACTCCCCCCTGTGCTGGAAAAATTTGGATTGAATGCAGGATTGGAGGAGTTGTGTTACGAATATAATAGCAACAAAATTACTACTGTAGATTACGAGAATAGAGCTTCTTTTGAGGGTATTGAACCTAACAAGCAATTGCATATCTTTCGTATTGTACAAGAACTTATCAATAACTCGGTAAGGCACGGAAAAGCATCTAAAATATCCGTACTATTTAAAGAAACAAATAATGGAATACGTTGCGATTATATTGATAACGGAAAGGGGTTTGATACTGAGGATATAAAGAATAAAAAAGGACTTGGCATGAAAAATATAGAGAGTAGAGTATTTTTCCTGAACGGTTCATTAACTATCGATTCTGTAATAAATAAAGGAACTCACATTAGCTTTAATTTTAGCAACCTATGA
- a CDS encoding response regulator transcription factor — protein MSNVIKIALADDEELFRKGIAFMLQREENIEVIFEASDGEELIKLLQQNDVPDIIIMDLKMPNLNGVEATKIVRNKYPDIKVIALTSYNTKSFIANMIDVGAVSYVMKNTTPKELLTTINEVEKVGYYYNEEVMKVVQEYLIAPNKKVKSRFDGEQLTKREIEILKLICKQYSGQEIADKLYLSVRTVEGHRNNLLRKTECKNMVGLIIYAIQNDFVSVENLSE, from the coding sequence ATGAGTAATGTAATAAAAATAGCACTGGCTGACGACGAGGAACTTTTTAGAAAAGGCATTGCGTTTATGCTACAACGTGAGGAAAATATAGAGGTAATTTTTGAGGCTTCTGATGGAGAAGAGCTCATAAAGCTACTCCAACAAAACGATGTACCTGATATTATAATAATGGACTTAAAAATGCCTAACCTTAATGGCGTAGAGGCAACGAAAATTGTTCGAAATAAATATCCTGATATTAAGGTAATAGCCTTAACTAGCTACAATACAAAATCGTTTATTGCTAACATGATAGATGTAGGAGCAGTATCGTACGTAATGAAAAATACAACGCCAAAAGAGTTATTAACTACAATAAATGAAGTAGAAAAAGTAGGCTACTACTATAACGAAGAAGTTATGAAGGTGGTGCAGGAATACCTAATAGCACCCAACAAAAAAGTAAAAAGCCGTTTTGATGGCGAACAACTTACCAAAAGGGAAATAGAGATATTAAAACTAATATGCAAACAATACAGTGGGCAAGAAATTGCCGATAAACTCTACCTTAGTGTACGTACCGTAGAGGGGCACCGCAATAACTTACTCCGTAAAACGGAATGTAAAAATATGGTAGGCTTAATTATATATGCCATCCAAAATGATTTTGTGAGTGTTGAAAACCTTTCTGAATAA
- a CDS encoding sodium:solute symporter family protein: MDIHYIDLIIFIVYLVAMLGIGFYFMKQNKSKEDYYVGGRGMSAGHIGLSVVATDVGGGFSIGLGGLGFVMGLSGSWMLFTGLLGAWISAVVLIPKIYPIAKKHQFLTFPQSLAFRYNAKVALVAGFISLVGYIGFTSSQILAGAKLASATFPSISIFNAILIMGVIAIVYTAVGGIKAVIYTDTIQWIILMAGLIGIGIPIGYIHIGGWEAISSTLPSSFMSLTNITFVQFFNWIITIVPVWFVGMSLYQRIYACKDEKTAKKAWRIAGLFEWPIMAFMGIALGLFARVGYEQGMFTEIGYAPGVVMDSELGLPLFLRSILPVGLMGLMLSAYFSAIMSTADSCLMAASGNFSTDILGFFKGKQKYDTIKHSQIITLFIGAVAVLIATHMQNVLELMLYSYAFMVSGLLVPVLGMLLLKKPSSLAAMAAMIGGGTTTLVLILTQVKLPYELDANFFGIVVSALAFAVFQSVGTKRVTA; encoded by the coding sequence ATGGATATACATTATATAGACCTCATTATTTTTATTGTTTATTTAGTAGCAATGCTCGGCATAGGATTCTACTTTATGAAACAGAATAAATCTAAAGAAGATTATTATGTTGGTGGTAGAGGTATGTCGGCAGGGCATATTGGTTTATCCGTAGTAGCTACCGATGTTGGTGGCGGGTTCTCTATCGGATTAGGCGGTTTGGGCTTTGTAATGGGATTATCGGGTAGTTGGATGCTTTTTACAGGGCTACTTGGCGCATGGATAAGTGCAGTAGTATTGATTCCTAAAATATACCCTATTGCAAAAAAGCACCAGTTTTTAACCTTTCCGCAATCTTTAGCCTTTCGGTATAATGCCAAAGTAGCTTTGGTAGCTGGTTTTATATCGTTAGTTGGTTATATTGGGTTTACAAGTTCGCAAATACTAGCAGGTGCAAAATTAGCATCGGCAACCTTCCCATCCATATCAATATTTAATGCTATACTAATAATGGGGGTTATTGCTATAGTATATACGGCGGTAGGAGGTATTAAAGCGGTTATTTATACCGATACAATACAGTGGATTATTTTAATGGCTGGGCTTATTGGTATTGGTATTCCTATAGGTTACATTCATATTGGGGGTTGGGAAGCTATTAGCAGTACGCTACCCAGCAGTTTTATGTCGCTTACCAATATAACTTTTGTACAGTTTTTTAATTGGATAATTACCATTGTTCCCGTTTGGTTTGTAGGTATGTCATTATACCAACGGATATATGCTTGTAAGGATGAAAAAACGGCTAAAAAGGCATGGCGTATAGCAGGATTATTTGAGTGGCCTATAATGGCATTTATGGGCATTGCACTAGGTTTATTTGCACGTGTAGGATATGAGCAAGGTATGTTTACCGAAATTGGTTATGCACCTGGCGTAGTGATGGATTCTGAACTTGGTTTACCTTTGTTTTTACGGAGTATATTGCCTGTAGGCTTAATGGGATTAATGCTATCGGCTTATTTTTCGGCAATCATGTCTACAGCAGATAGTTGCCTTATGGCAGCATCAGGTAATTTTTCTACTGATATTTTAGGTTTCTTTAAAGGAAAACAAAAGTACGATACTATTAAACACTCCCAGATAATAACATTATTTATAGGCGCAGTAGCTGTTTTAATAGCCACACACATGCAAAATGTGCTGGAGCTTATGTTATACTCCTATGCTTTTATGGTGTCGGGTTTATTAGTGCCTGTGCTGGGTATGTTGTTATTAAAAAAACCATCGTCGCTTGCAGCTATGGCAGCCATGATTGGCGGGGGTACTACTACGTTAGTTTTAATCCTTACTCAGGTAAAGCTCCCTTATGAACTTGATGCTAATTTTTTTGGTATTGTAGTCTCGGCACTAGCATTTGCTGTTTTTCAATCGGTAGGTACCAAACGCGTTACAGCGTAG
- the glyA gene encoding serine hydroxymethyltransferase, which translates to MQRDEQIFDLILQEQDRQIHGLELIASENFVSDQVLEAAGSVLTNKYAEGYPGKRYYGGCEVVDVIEQIAIDRAKTLFGAEYANVQPHSGSQANTAVFAACLKPGDKILGFDLSHGGHLTHGSPVNFSGKLYNPVFYGVEKETGVLNYDKIQEIAEQEQPKMIIAGASAYSRDMDFERFRVIADSVGAILLADISHPSGLIAKGLLNDPVPHCHIITTTTHKTLRGPRGGMILMGKDFENPFGLKTPKGNVRMMSSLLDSGVFPGNQGGPLEHIIAAKAVAFGEALQDEFFNYMMQVQKNAKAMAAAFVKRGYDIISGGTDNHMMLIDLRNKNISGKEAENALVKAEITVNKNMVPFDDKSPFVTSGIRVGTAAITTRGLVETDMETIVTLIDRVIADHTNEEVIEAVADEVNEMMSERPIFVF; encoded by the coding sequence ATGCAACGCGACGAACAAATTTTCGACCTGATACTGCAAGAACAGGACAGGCAAATACACGGATTGGAACTAATTGCATCAGAAAATTTTGTTAGCGACCAAGTGTTGGAAGCGGCAGGTTCTGTATTAACCAACAAGTATGCCGAGGGGTATCCTGGTAAGCGGTATTATGGCGGATGTGAAGTAGTGGATGTAATTGAGCAAATAGCTATAGATAGGGCTAAAACGCTTTTTGGTGCTGAGTATGCCAATGTGCAACCCCACTCAGGGTCGCAAGCCAATACAGCCGTTTTTGCAGCTTGTTTAAAACCAGGCGATAAAATACTGGGTTTCGACCTTTCGCACGGTGGGCATTTAACACACGGTTCGCCCGTTAACTTTTCAGGAAAACTATACAATCCTGTTTTTTACGGCGTAGAAAAAGAAACGGGTGTGCTTAATTACGATAAAATACAGGAAATAGCAGAGCAAGAGCAACCGAAAATGATAATTGCAGGAGCATCAGCGTATTCGCGTGATATGGATTTTGAACGCTTTAGAGTAATAGCCGATAGTGTTGGTGCTATTTTGCTTGCCGATATATCGCACCCCTCGGGGCTTATAGCCAAAGGGTTATTAAACGACCCTGTACCACATTGCCATATTATTACCACTACTACACACAAAACCTTACGCGGACCAAGAGGCGGTATGATATTAATGGGTAAAGATTTTGAAAATCCGTTTGGATTAAAGACACCAAAAGGAAATGTACGCATGATGTCGTCCTTATTGGATTCTGGAGTATTTCCAGGCAACCAGGGCGGACCATTAGAGCATATTATTGCAGCTAAAGCAGTAGCCTTCGGCGAAGCATTACAAGATGAGTTTTTTAACTACATGATGCAGGTACAAAAAAATGCTAAAGCTATGGCAGCAGCATTTGTAAAAAGAGGTTATGATATTATATCGGGAGGTACAGATAATCATATGATGCTTATTGACCTTAGAAATAAAAATATTTCAGGTAAAGAAGCTGAAAACGCACTAGTTAAAGCAGAAATAACTGTAAATAAGAACATGGTTCCGTTCGACGATAAATCGCCATTTGTAACATCGGGTATTCGTGTAGGTACCGCAGCCATTACTACTCGTGGTCTTGTAGAAACCGACATGGAAACTATTGTAACCTTAATAGACAGGGTTATTGCTGACCATACTAACGAAGAAGTTATTGAAGCTGTAGCCGATGAAGTAAATGAAATGATGAGCGAAAGACCAATTTTTGTTTTTTAA
- the fahA gene encoding fumarylacetoacetase translates to MPLRANDPTRKCWLEVPENSDFPIQNIPFGVFITKDDVVTIGTRIGDYAIDLGALQQMNYFEGIELTDDMFMQDTLNDFISDGKKTWRLVRNRIAELFDATNPKLRDNAKHREVVIFNLEDVEMQLPVLIGDYTDFYSSKEHATNVGKMFRDPENALLPNWLHIPVGYHGRSSTIVPSGIPVHRPHGQTLPPGNDTPIFGPSKLVDFELEMGFITTDSNIMGEPIPVDEAEQHIFGMVLFNDWSARDIQKWEYVPLGPFLAKNFASSMSPWIVTLDALEPFRTEGPEQEPTPLEYLQQEGKHAFDIKLQVALQPEGGNENVICNSNFKYMYWSMSQQLAHHTVNGCRVNSGDLMGSGTISGPTPDSFGSMLELSWGGKQPLTLDDGTERKFINDNDTVIMRGYCQNDNVRIGFGEVSSKLLPAYSKR, encoded by the coding sequence ATGCCACTAAGAGCGAACGACCCAACTAGAAAATGTTGGCTGGAAGTACCTGAAAATAGCGACTTCCCGATACAGAATATCCCTTTTGGAGTTTTTATAACTAAAGATGATGTTGTTACTATAGGTACACGTATAGGTGACTATGCTATAGACCTTGGTGCTTTGCAACAAATGAACTACTTTGAGGGTATTGAACTTACAGACGATATGTTCATGCAAGATACATTGAACGACTTTATATCGGACGGTAAAAAGACATGGCGATTGGTACGAAACCGTATTGCTGAGCTTTTTGATGCTACCAACCCTAAACTCAGAGATAATGCTAAGCACAGAGAGGTAGTTATATTTAACCTTGAAGATGTAGAAATGCAGTTGCCTGTACTTATTGGCGATTATACAGATTTTTATTCGAGTAAAGAGCATGCTACCAATGTTGGTAAAATGTTCCGCGACCCAGAAAATGCGTTATTGCCTAACTGGTTGCATATACCTGTGGGGTATCATGGTAGATCGTCTACTATAGTACCATCAGGTATTCCAGTACATCGCCCACACGGGCAAACATTGCCTCCTGGAAATGACACCCCTATTTTTGGTCCTTCAAAATTAGTGGACTTTGAACTTGAAATGGGCTTTATTACTACGGACTCGAACATTATGGGCGAACCAATACCCGTAGATGAAGCAGAGCAGCATATTTTTGGTATGGTGTTGTTTAACGACTGGAGTGCACGCGATATACAAAAGTGGGAATATGTACCGCTAGGTCCATTCCTCGCTAAAAACTTTGCATCGTCAATGTCGCCATGGATTGTAACCCTTGATGCCTTAGAACCTTTTCGTACGGAAGGACCTGAGCAAGAGCCTACACCATTGGAATACTTACAGCAAGAAGGAAAGCATGCTTTTGATATAAAATTACAGGTAGCACTACAGCCCGAAGGTGGTAACGAAAATGTTATTTGCAACTCCAACTTTAAGTACATGTATTGGAGTATGTCGCAACAACTAGCGCACCATACTGTAAACGGATGCCGTGTTAACAGTGGCGACCTTATGGGTAGTGGTACCATATCGGGACCTACACCCGATAGTTTTGGTTCTATGTTAGAATTAAGCTGGGGTGGTAAACAACCGCTAACACTAGATGATGGTACAGAGCGTAAATTTATTAACGATAACGATACTGTTATTATGCGTGGCTATTGCCAAAACGATAATGTTAGAATTGGTTTTGGAGAAGTAAGCAGTAAACTACTACCCGCCTATAGTAAAAGGTAA
- the smpB gene encoding SsrA-binding protein SmpB produces MQKTVNILNRKARFEYEILDKYTAGIVLAGSEIKSIRMGKASIAESFCEFQGHELFAINTNIEIYAYSQNFRHAPKTERKLLLNKKELKSLQKSVQNKGLTIIPLRLFTNEKGLAKLEIGLCRGKKNYDKRETMKERDTKRDLDRIKKAYN; encoded by the coding sequence ATGCAAAAAACAGTAAACATATTAAATAGAAAAGCTAGGTTTGAATACGAAATCCTAGATAAATATACTGCGGGAATTGTATTGGCAGGCTCCGAAATAAAATCCATTCGGATGGGCAAAGCCTCTATAGCCGAAAGTTTTTGCGAATTTCAGGGGCACGAGCTTTTTGCTATTAATACCAATATCGAAATTTACGCGTACAGCCAAAATTTTAGACATGCGCCTAAAACCGAACGTAAACTACTCTTAAATAAAAAAGAACTAAAAAGTTTGCAAAAAAGTGTTCAGAATAAAGGTTTAACCATAATCCCGTTACGTTTGTTTACTAACGAAAAAGGATTGGCAAAATTAGAAATAGGGCTTTGCCGTGGTAAGAAAAATTACGATAAGCGTGAAACTATGAAAGAACGCGATACTAAACGTGATTTGGATAGGATTAAAAAAGCATACAATTAA